From Toxorhynchites rutilus septentrionalis strain SRP chromosome 2, ASM2978413v1, whole genome shotgun sequence, a single genomic window includes:
- the LOC129766691 gene encoding uncharacterized protein LOC129766691, producing the protein MDFLVMNRITDDQPSTSIHFQLWKPPPDTELADPGFATPGSIDMVFGSQYFYDFHRLDGGRIQVRKVGNSLPIFINTVFGWVAAGEVDRQRQDARVSCNAAFTDPLDEAIEKFWVIEELPGKKLRSREEEDCEMHFQNTVHRDESGRYVVRYPKRVDFHQLVGESESTTLRRFQHLERCLEKDEDLRKCYNQFMGEYLKMGHMKLVNNEVQMNETRTVCFLPHHPVFKESSSTTKVRVVFDGSAKTSTNYSLNDALLTGLFVQDELVDLMVRFRKHSVAVVADVEKMYRQIRVHSEDAALQRIFWRFNQSDPIQQYELQTITYGLSPSSFLATRVLQQLANDAGEKYKLAAKALKNEFFMDDFLLGADNVENAIPLRNEMQSIMAEAGFPLRKWNSNQRAVLEDLNHGETDPSTTLHLVSETTVKTLGVVWETEPDLLCIDVRATTNNDDWTKRKIFSAIAQLYDPLGLVSPVIS; encoded by the coding sequence ATGGATTTTCTGGTGATGAATCGTATTACAGATGATCAACCTTCCACATCGATTCATTTTCAACTGTGGAAACCGCCACCAGATACGGAGCTTGCTGATCCAGGATTCGCCACTCCTGGTTCGATTGACATGGTTTTTGGGTCGCAATATTTTTACGATTTTCATCGTTTGGATGGTGGCCGGATCCAGGTGCGAAAGGTTGGCAACTCATTGCCAATATTTATCAACACCGTCTTTGGTTGGGTGGCTGCTGGTGAAGTCGATCGGCAGAGACAGGATGCACGGGTGAGCTGCAACGCAGCGTTTACAGATCCATTAGATGAAGCGATTGAAAAATTCTGGGTCATTGAAGAACTGCCGGGTAAAAAACTCCGCTCTCGGGAGGAAGAAGATTGCGAAATGCATTTTCAAAATACGGTGCACAGGGATGAATCAGGTCGCTATGTTGTACGTTATCCAAAACGTGTAGACTTCCACCAATTAGTAGGCGAATCGGAAAGCACAACACTCAGAAGATTTCAACATCTGGAAAGGTGTCTGGAAAAAGATGAAGATTTAAGAAAATGCTACAATCAATTCATGGGAGAATACTTAAAGATGGGTCACATGAAACTGGTAAACAACGAGGTCCAGATGAATGAAACGCGAACGGTCTGTTTTCTCCCGCATCATCCGGTTTTTAAGGAATCCAGTTCGACAACCAAGGTCAGGGTAGTTTTCGACGGCTCAGCAAAAACATCAACGAATTACTCCCTCAATGATGCTCTTCTAACGGGTCTGTTTGTGCAGGATGAATTGGTAGATTTAATGGTTCGCTTCCGAAAACATTCCGTCGCTGTTGTAGCGGATGTAGAAAAAATGTATCGCCAGATTCGTGTCCACTCTGAGGATGCAGCTCTCCAACGAATATTTTGGAGATTTAATCAATCCGATCCTATCCAACAGTATGAGCTTCAGACAATAACTTACGGTTTGTCTCCATCCTCATTTTTGGCCACCCGGGTTCTTCAGCAGCTTGCTAACGATGCTGGAGAAAAATATAAACTAGCCGCAAAGGCACTGAAAAACGAGTTTTTCATGGATGACTTCCTATTGGGAGCCGATAACGTCGAAAATGCTATACCACTGAGAAAcgaaatgcaatcaataatggCAGAAGCAGGATTTCCCCTACGAAAATGGAATTCAAATCAACGTGCCGTTCTAGAAGACTTGAATCATGGTGAAACCGATCCATCAACAACACTTCATCTAGTGTCAGAAACGACAGTCAAAACTCTGGGAGTCGTTTGGGAGACGGAACCAGACTTACTATGCATTGATGTACGAGCCACAACTAACAACGATGATTGGACGAAACGAAAAATCTTTTCTGCAATTGCCCAACTTTACGACCCGCTCGGGCTCGTGTCACCGGTTATATCGTGA